Proteins encoded within one genomic window of Gloeobacter kilaueensis JS1:
- a CDS encoding alpha/beta hydrolase family esterase, producing MVATALGEYVTLTTTWGGIDRSWVQYVPLSINPYFPRPVVLALHGDYGTAQNLITSMAWGEIAEAEPNGFYVLMPNGGAQLLAGYTWNSYVFDGSGVDDMGFVLSLIDTLNTTYPVDRRRVYFFGHSKGAQMCTTIALRYPHLVAALGHIKGGWATDQKPGCDQYFQEYMPVPVWTWRGNLENQVTAGVPRDVQDQHQLEYWTTRLGCNPTPIEQDFLIQGTDQRSGSLTADDGSPVTRACYTQIYTGGSAEYRFTVETEAENDPNHSYQLGTARRFWNDLCKRSNR from the coding sequence ATGGTAGCAACGGCACTGGGCGAGTACGTGACTCTTACGACCACCTGGGGCGGGATTGACCGTTCCTGGGTGCAGTACGTGCCTCTGTCGATCAACCCGTACTTTCCCCGGCCTGTGGTGCTGGCGCTGCACGGCGACTACGGCACTGCCCAAAATTTGATTACCTCGATGGCCTGGGGGGAGATTGCCGAGGCGGAGCCGAATGGCTTCTACGTGCTCATGCCCAACGGCGGAGCGCAGCTGTTGGCTGGTTACACCTGGAACTCGTATGTGTTTGACGGCAGCGGCGTCGATGACATGGGCTTCGTGCTGAGCTTGATTGATACCCTCAACACCACCTATCCGGTAGACCGGCGGCGGGTGTACTTCTTTGGACACTCAAAAGGTGCTCAGATGTGTACGACGATCGCCCTGCGCTATCCTCATCTGGTAGCGGCTCTGGGCCACATCAAAGGCGGCTGGGCCACCGATCAGAAGCCCGGCTGCGATCAATATTTTCAAGAGTACATGCCGGTGCCGGTGTGGACCTGGCGGGGCAACCTCGAAAATCAAGTGACAGCTGGCGTGCCCCGCGACGTACAAGATCAGCATCAGCTGGAGTACTGGACCACCAGGCTCGGCTGCAACCCAACGCCCATCGAGCAAGATTTTTTAATCCAGGGCACAGACCAGCGCTCAGGCAGTCTTACCGCCGACGACGGCAGCCCAGTGACGCGGGCCTGCTACACGCAGATCTACACAGGCGGCAGCGCTGAATATCGCTTCACCGTCGAGACCGAAGCGGAAAACGATCCGAACCATTCCTATCAACTGGGAACGGCCCGGCGGTTCTGGAATGACCTTTGCAAAAGGAGCAACCGCTGA